TCTTGCAAAATTTTATGTATAATTTGATAAGGAGATAGAAATCCTTAAAATAATAAAGAACAAGTTCTTAAAATTGTGAGGAACTTTTCAAACCTAGTATGATGGTTGTGTCTTACAACATAGATTTACATAAAGGTCATTGGTAGGACAAGATTCATGTATGGTGTAGCTGACTTTAGATGGCTGGGACTTatggtttgtttcttttattGCTGCTGCTGTGGCTGTTTCCAGGGATCGTGGTAGCATGGATGACACTGATGGAACTATTTCAAGTGTTGCCCAATGCATAGAGAAATTGCGTCAGATTTACTCTACTGATCAAGAGAAAGAGAACTCTTTGAAAGAGCTACTAGATCTGATCATAACTCGTGAAAGTGCTTTTGGGGCTGTTGGTTCTCATTCCCAGGCAGTTCCTGTTCTTGTTGCTCTTCTCAGATCAGGGTCATCAGGAGTGAAGATTCTGGCTGCAACTGTTTTAGGATCACTttgcaaggaggaagaattaaGAGTGAAAGTACTACTTGGTGGCTGCATTCCTCCTTTACTTGCCTTGCTTAAATCCAGCTCAGCTGAGGGCCAAACAGCTGCTGCAAAATCTGTTTATGCTGTTTCACAAGGTGGAGTGAAGGATCATGTAGGCTCCAAGATTTTTTCAACTGAAGGCGTTGTGCCTGTCCTGTGGGACCAACTGAGAAATTATCCCAAAACTGGAAGCACAGTTGGTAGTTTGCTTATTGCTGCTTTAAAAAACTTATCCAAAAACACTGAGGGATTCTGGTCAGCAACTATAGAATTTGGTGGAATTGATATACTAATAAATCTTATTGCTTGTGGCCAAACAAGTACCTTGGCAAATGTTTGCTATCTTCTTGGATGTGTAATGATGGAAGATGCATCAGTTTGTTCTCGAGTAACAGCTGCAGAAACCACCAAGCAACTCTTGAAGTTGATCGGACCTGGTAATGAAGCCTCTGTTAGAGCTGAGGCTGCAGGCACTCTTAAAGCACTTTCTGCACAGTGTAAGGAAGCAAGACGAGAGATTGTCAATTTAAGTGGAATTCCTTCTTTGATAAATGCAACTATAGCCCCATCAAAAGAATTCATGCAAGGGGAATCTGCTCAAGCATTACAGGAAAATGCAATGTGTGCATTGGCTAATATATCTGGTGGGTTGTCATATGTGATTTCCAGCCTTGGTGAGAGCCTTGAATCATGCAGTTCACCTTCACAGATAGCTGACACATTGGGCGCTTTAGCTTCAGCCTTAATGATATATGATTTGAAGGCTGATTCTATCAGGGCTTCAGACCCTTCAGTTATTGAGAAAATATTGGTCAAGCAGTTTAAACCAAACTTATCATTTCTTGTACAGGAGCGTACTATTGAAGCCTTAGCTAGCTTGTATGGGAACACCATTCTCTCAAGAGCACTTAAGAATCCTGATGCAAAGCGCCTGCTTGCTTGTTTGATAACCATGACGACAAATGAGGCACAAGGGGAACTTGTTAAGTCTCTTGTGGTATTATGCAACAAAGATTGCAGTCTATGGCATGCACTGCGTGGTCGTGATGGTGTTCAGTTGTTAATCTCTCTTCTCGGCCTCTCTTCAGAGCAACAGCAGGAATGTGCAGTTGCTTTGCTTTGCCTTCTGTCCAATGAGAATGATGAAAGCAAATGGGCTGTAACTGCTGCTGGAGGGATACCACCTCTTGTTCAAATCTTAGAAACAGGATCTTCAAAAGCAAAGGAAGATTCTGCAACAATCCTTGGCAACCTTTGTAATCACAGTGAAGATATAAGAGCGTGTGTGGAAAGTGCTGATGCTGTTCCTGCTTTACTTTGGCTGCTAAAGAATGGAAGTGATAATGGGAAGGAAATTGCATCAAGAACGATAAATTATCTAATACAAAAGTCTGATACTGGAACTATCAGTCAGCTATCAGCTTTACTAATCAGTGATCAGCCTGAGTCTAAAGTTCATGTATTGAATGCGCTTAGAAGTCTGCTCTCAGTGGCTCCGCTCCCTGACATTCTACGTGAAGGAAGTGCTGCAAATGATGCCATTGAGACAATGATAAAAATCTTGATCTCATCAAGGGAAGAAACTCAAGCAAGCTCAGCATTAGCTCTTGCAGAACTCTTTGACAGCCGCAAAGACTTACGGGAAACCCCTGTTGCTACGAAGACTCTTTTGACTATAATAAAGCTCCTTAATGTGGACTCAGAAAAACTTTTAGCTGAGTTTTCACGCTGCCTTGCTGCTATTTTTCTTTCCATTTTACAGAACAAGGAGGTTGCTGAAGTTGCTAGAGATGTACTCGCCCAGCTAATTCTGTTTGCCAATTCCCCAGCTCTTACAGTGGCTGAGCAGGCGATTCATGCTTTGGCTAATCTTTTTCTTGATCATGAAATTGCTGCACAAGCATTTCCAGAGGATATTATTTTCCCTGCTACACGCGTCATGGAAGATGGCACTATAGATGGCAAAACTTATGCTGCAGCAATAATTGCACGGTTTCTTCGTCATCGCACCATGGATCAAACGTTAGCTGACATTGTGAACCGTGCTGGGACGATTCTCAAACTCACTGCAATTCTTGAGTTTGCTAGTGTTGAAGATTCAGCTACCTATGAAGTTCTTGATGCCCTAGTGATGTTGTCAAGGTCAAAAGGTTCAGTAGAACTCACAAAGCCACCATGGTTAATTCTTGCTGAAAATCCCTCTAAGATAGTCCCTCTGGTATCTTGTATAGCTGGAGGAACACCCTTATTGCAAGATAAAGCTATAGAAGTGGTGTCGAAACTGTGTTATGATCAGCAAACTGTATTTGGTGTTCTACTCTCTGAAGCTTCTGGATGTGTGTCATCAATTGCAAAAAGGGTCATTGAGTCAAATAATTTCAAGGTCAAAGTTGGGGCAAGTGCTCTTCTAATATGCACTGCAAAAGAGCAAAGCCAGAGGCTGATTGAAGATTTGCATGAATCAAGCTTATGCAACCGACTTATTCACTCTCTTGTTGGGATGCTGCAGTATAAAGGTTCTTCAGCTGACAAAATAGATGATGAATGGGCAACAGGTATAAGAATTAGTAGGAATGCTACAGGGAAACCTATATCTGGAGAAATTGAATGCAACACAGCCTTGATCGCTAGTAATATGATGGCTCCATGGCTGCTTGCTAAACTTGCTGTCCACACTAAAAGTTCCAAAACAACCCTAATGGAGGCCGGGGCAGTTGAAATTCTCACAGATAAGATCTCTCAGCACGGGTACCTGCCTATACAGGTAAATGGAAATTCCGTACCTTCAATTTATTcctattttatgagtattttttgtgtgtgtgtgtggatatTTTAACACAAACATTGAAAGGCAATATGACATTTAGCATGGAGCAATGGATACTATTAAGACACTAAAGAAGGTTGTGAAGGAAATTTTGATATTCTATATTCTATTAGAGCatttcaaatatctacattttattCTCTCAAATATTTTAAGTATTTATGATAAGATGGTTGGtatatctttcatttttttttttccttttctaagTTGTATTATCTTTTTAGTATCGTTAATATATTTACTtgagtattatttttctattttttttatatataattgtaTAATTCTGTTATTATACATTTTTGTCTGAAGTATTTTTTACTTTTAGTGAATTAAGTCAAAAGTCAAAACCAAAAAAAAAGTGGGTTTATTGCATCATGTTGCAATTGTCTGTATTTTTTTACTAGGGACTTCTGCTCCTCCACTACCTCTACTCTACTTTCCTATTCTTCAATCTTTATCTGTATTATTGGGGCACCCAATTTTCAATGAACCACTTCCAATTGCTTCTTTCCATTCAATTATGTTGTCCCCAGGGGCAGGGTGTCATGGCTAGGCCCTTGATAGATCATGGATCTAGAGTTTGAGACTCAGCTACATATTGAAAATTTTCTCCTTAATGGATAGCAGCCCTGAGAATGTTGGTTGTCCATGTGCACTTCCTCGATTAACCCTGGTGGCTGGTGAGAAACTTCCGTGAGGCCGGGCCCCAAGTTCGACATTACCTGACCTGCTTAATCTTTTTTTCCCATCCAATTATGTTGATTTTCAATTTTCTCATGCAAATTAAAGTTAAACATTCTCATGAGCGAATGTCCTTTGCCTCCCAAATTTCTAGCCCAACATAATCTATCCTGAAGCACATGAGCAATTCTAAATATACGACATCTGAACTTGGAAATTGCAAGTTTAAACATTAACCTATTCCTGCTAGCTATAAACTTTTCTGCTGAATATAAAATTTACATATACCTTATATCTTTGACACTATGGTAGCTTAGAACTTTCATCTCTTTGAACATGAAACTTGCAGAGTGATTCCAGAGAAGATAACAGTATATGGGTTTCTGCTTTGCTCTTATCGTTGCTATTTCAAGACAGGGACATTGTTCGATCAAACGCAATAGCACGCTCTATTCCAGTGCTTTCAAGTTTATTGAGATCTGAGCAGTCTGCAAACAGATATTTTGCTGCACAATCTTTGGCAAGTCTTGTCTGTAGTGGCAACAGAGGAACTTTGCTTTCTGTTGCTAATTCTGGAGCAGCTAGTGGTCTTATATCTTTGCTTGGTTTTTCAGACACAGATGTCTCTGATCTTATAGAATTGGCAGAAGAGTTCTCATTGGTTCCAAATCCACAACAAGTTGCATTGGAGAGGTTATTCAGAGTTGATGACATAAAGATCAGCTCAACTTCACGGAAAGCCATACCTCTTCTTGTTGATCTACTCAAGCCAATTCCAGATCGACCAGGTGCACCATTTCTGGCTTTGAGCCTTCTAACACAGTTGGCAATAGATTGCCCATCTAACAAAGCGATAATGGTGG
This genomic stretch from Zingiber officinale cultivar Zhangliang chromosome 7A, Zo_v1.1, whole genome shotgun sequence harbors:
- the LOC122000838 gene encoding protein CELLULOSE SYNTHASE INTERACTIVE 1-like; the protein is MTTTLTWQYTSSNGGSYGASDLERKLDAKVQELEPPTPLSVSKMGLRDRGSMDDTDGTISSVAQCIEKLRQIYSTDQEKENSLKELLDLIITRESAFGAVGSHSQAVPVLVALLRSGSSGVKILAATVLGSLCKEEELRVKVLLGGCIPPLLALLKSSSAEGQTAAAKSVYAVSQGGVKDHVGSKIFSTEGVVPVLWDQLRNYPKTGSTVGSLLIAALKNLSKNTEGFWSATIEFGGIDILINLIACGQTSTLANVCYLLGCVMMEDASVCSRVTAAETTKQLLKLIGPGNEASVRAEAAGTLKALSAQCKEARREIVNLSGIPSLINATIAPSKEFMQGESAQALQENAMCALANISGGLSYVISSLGESLESCSSPSQIADTLGALASALMIYDLKADSIRASDPSVIEKILVKQFKPNLSFLVQERTIEALASLYGNTILSRALKNPDAKRLLACLITMTTNEAQGELVKSLVVLCNKDCSLWHALRGRDGVQLLISLLGLSSEQQQECAVALLCLLSNENDESKWAVTAAGGIPPLVQILETGSSKAKEDSATILGNLCNHSEDIRACVESADAVPALLWLLKNGSDNGKEIASRTINYLIQKSDTGTISQLSALLISDQPESKVHVLNALRSLLSVAPLPDILREGSAANDAIETMIKILISSREETQASSALALAELFDSRKDLRETPVATKTLLTIIKLLNVDSEKLLAEFSRCLAAIFLSILQNKEVAEVARDVLAQLILFANSPALTVAEQAIHALANLFLDHEIAAQAFPEDIIFPATRVMEDGTIDGKTYAAAIIARFLRHRTMDQTLADIVNRAGTILKLTAILEFASVEDSATYEVLDALVMLSRSKGSVELTKPPWLILAENPSKIVPLVSCIAGGTPLLQDKAIEVVSKLCYDQQTVFGVLLSEASGCVSSIAKRVIESNNFKVKVGASALLICTAKEQSQRLIEDLHESSLCNRLIHSLVGMLQYKGSSADKIDDEWATGIRISRNATGKPISGEIECNTALIASNMMAPWLLAKLAVHTKSSKTTLMEAGAVEILTDKISQHGYLPIQSDSREDNSIWVSALLLSLLFQDRDIVRSNAIARSIPVLSSLLRSEQSANRYFAAQSLASLVCSGNRGTLLSVANSGAASGLISLLGFSDTDVSDLIELAEEFSLVPNPQQVALERLFRVDDIKISSTSRKAIPLLVDLLKPIPDRPGAPFLALSLLTQLAIDCPSNKAIMVESGALEALNKYLSLGVQDTTEEAATDLLGILFSTAEIRQHESAHSAVNQLIAVLRLGRRNSRYSAAKALESLFSSDHIRHGESARQAIQPLVEILSAGTTKEQHAAIAALVRLLNDNPSRVSTAVDVELNAVDVLFRILSSKNSLELKGDAAELCAVLFRNSRIRSTATAARCVEPLMTLLVGEVSPSQHSAVRALDKLLDDEQLTDVVASHGALVLLVKLLSGRKYSLHEAVAIALTKLGKNRPDYKLEMVKCGVVENILSILCEAPDFLCVAFAELLRVLTNNASVAKDPSAAKLVKPLFLLLSKSEHSADGQHSTMKVLVNILEQDRCQTNNYNLTPKQAVEPVISLLASPTQAVQQSAAELLSILLLEEDLQKDPVTEQAIIPLIQILGSGSCIVLQKAINALVMIVMIWPNTIAKEGGVQELSKVILQSETPLPQSIWESAASILSSILQYSSEYFLEVPVAVLAQLLHSGIESTVIGALNALLVLESDDSTSAEAMAESGAIEALVELVVSHQCEEASARLLEALLNNVKIRETKAAKAAIAPLSMYLLDLQTQSQQGKMLAALALGDLFQNEGLARTTDAVLACRALINLLEDHPTEEMKVVALCALQNLVSYSRSNKRAVAEAGGVQVVLELINSSNPDTSVQAAMFVKLLFSTQTIQEYASSDTVTAITAMIEKDLLASGNVNEEYLKALSALLSNFPRLRATEPATLSISLLVKSLKTGSEVSQEAALDSLFLLRQAWSMCPNEVYKAQSAAASEAIPLLQFLIQSGPPRFQEKAELLLQSLPGTLTVIIKRGNNLKQSVGNPSVYCKLRLGNDSPRTTKILSTGAMPEWDESFSWAFESPPKGQKLHISCKNKSKFGKKAFGKVTILVDQVVVLGSAAGEYLLLPASKSGIARNLEIELQWSNK